A window of Candidatus Eremiobacteraceae bacterium genomic DNA:
CGCAGCCGATCCCATGGCGGAATCGCCGCGCTCGTGGCGCGGCAAGTTCCGTTTGAGCGTTGGCGAGTTCAACGAGGCAGGTTGCGATTTCAGGAAAGTCAGTATCGACGTGCCGACGTCAGGTTCCGCCGTCAGACTCTATGGCGAGTGGCTCGTTCTCGATCGCGACTACGTCGGAGCGAGCGCGGTGCTTTCGCAAGCGCTCGACCTCGGCTATCATCCTGGCTTCACGAGGTACTGGCTCGCGCGCTCGTACTACCAGCGCGGTCTCGACGCCCAGGCGCTGAGGCTGTCGAACGAGATCCTTGCGCTCTACCCGGGCGAGGCGTCGGCACTTGCGCTGCGACTTCGTGTCGAGACGAGTCTCGGTGACAAGAAGGGCGCTATTGCGGACCTCGCGCAGATCGAGAAAATCCGCGATCCGAACAGGGTCGATCCGATCGCTCTCGCCTCAGCAGAAGTCGCCATGGGAAACCGCGCCGAGGCGCTCGACGCATTGCGCCGCTTCGAATCCTCGCGACAGCTCGGCCTCGACGATATCGCGCGCATCCGCACCGATCCGGACTTCGACTCTCTCCGCACCGGATTCAACCAAACGGTCACGATCTAGCCGTACCCGGTGAAGCCTATCGGGGTTTGGTCTGATGCAGTGTGACCTTGTTGCCTTCAGGATCGTTGAGTGACGCCTGCTTGCAGACCGGACCATCGAAGATATCTTCGACGACCGCGCCCTTCTCGCGCACCGAGCGGACCGCCGCGTCGATGTCGTCGACCTCGAAAACGGCGCCCGCGCCGGAACCCGGCTTGCGGCCGACCCACTCGGACGCCATCAAGCTAAAGCACCCGGTCGCCAGATGGGCTTCGTTGTATTTCTCGGTACCGTCTTCAATGTACGGTCCGGCGAACTCTAGTCCGAGCACGGTCTCATACCAGGCGCGGGTCCTAGCCACGTTATCGGATGGGTAGGCGACGTACGCGATATCCTTGATCACTGCGGTTCTGCCGCCTGAGGTCGTCGACATGGGTAAGGATTTCCTCATCTTCGGTCATAACGCCTAGAGCTGTCACGACGTCATCGTGAGCAGAGGACGAAATGCTCGGGGCTATCGCTGCAGCGCTTCTGGTTCTGGCTTCCGCACCATCGGTACACATTCGGCACGCGGCGATCGACGAACGGCGGTCGATCTCGCACTCGATTTCGGACTGCATCCGTGATCGTTACACCGAATGTGCGGCATTCAAAACCGATTCCGTTGCGATTGGTCCGGCGGTAACGTACGACTATTACCTCGCTCTGGCCGACTGGAGGTCGATAGATGGCAAGAGGCGAGGCCAGGTGTTCCTCACTACGAAAGGATGCGGAATCTGGGATGTTGAGCTTGTCAGCATGGGACGTCCGTTGACGTCGCAAGCTATTGGCTCATTTCTGAATCGTGGGTCTTCAAGCGATGCCGCGCGAGGGAAGCAGGCCGGGATAGAACTGACCGCTGCATTGGCGCGGATCGACGCCGCAAGCGTCGCATACCTGCGGGTGCCGCCCGGCCAGTCGTGTTAGCGCACCGCCGGGACCCACATGACCGCGTGCCACGTGTTCGTCGTAGTCGATAGCGCGGTGCCGATGATCTCGCCCGACGGATCTATAGCGTATGCTTGTGAGCTGGAGATCGTCGACGGCGCGAACTGCTGCAAGTCGATCGCGCTTCTAGCGGTGCCCTTCCAATGCAGTGCGTGCAAGATATTCATCCCCGTGATATGGCCTTAGCCGATCTGGATCCCGCCGCGAGGATCTGCCGGGTTTGCATCTCGCCTTCATGTGATCGACGTTTATTCCACGCTTCGTACAAGTGCGCTTGCGCCCTCCAAATACGTTATCACATGGCGTCGGCACATCCGGTTCTTTTGGCATCTTGGCACTCGAATTCGGCGGCCCACCAAAGGCCCGTCGCGGCTGCAGACGAATGCGGTCAATACAGGATTCACTAATGCATACGGATGGCCGGCGAACCCTAAGGTTCATTCTCGTCATCGCGATCGCTCTTGCGGCGCTCGCCTCGACCTATGCGGCGCTCTCTATTTTGTGGACTCCGCGGGCAAGCCTCGGATTCGGACTCAGGGGCCGGACCGTCATCGGGGTCGCGCCGCAGTCGTCCGCTGGCTTGGAGGGTATACGGCCGCACGATCAACTCAGCAAGACGACGCCTCTCGGTGCGCACCTCCGGATGCTTTGGTACGACGACTATCGACCAGGCGAGACGCAAGCGCTGACAGTCGAACGTGGGTCGACGGCGCGCGACGTCGTCCTGACGGCCCAGCAACATCCCTTGCCGTTCACCCAAACGGCCGAAACGCTTATCGCTCTCCAACTCGCGAGCTACATCATCTTCATCGCTGTCGGAACGTGGCTCGTCCTCGTTCGGCCCGCGCGGTTCACCTGGGGATTCTTCGTCTGTTGTCTTGGACTGGCGGCAGCGCCGCCGATGATCGGATGGGCGGTCTCGGGCCTGAATTCCGTGCTCGGCCTCGTCGCCTTTTGCACTTGGATCGTCATCAATGACGTGGCCACCATAGGTTTTCTCGTCTTCGCCCTGCGTTATCCAAGCGACGAACTCGTCGGGTGGCGCGCACAGGTCGCGAGGTTCCTACCGCTCTTGCTCGCGGGGATGATCGCGCTCGATGCTTGGAGCGTGAGGGCGTGGTACACGGGCGACGCCTTACCGGCGTGGGCGACGTGGGCGAGCGACGCGGCGGGATTCAGCGCGTGCATCGTGGGCGTGTTGTCGCTCGTCATGACATACCGGTCCGCCACTCCGCGCGACCGGCAGCGCCTTCTGTGGAGCATCATCGGATCGTGTGTCGGCTTCATCGGCTGGTTCATGTCGATCGCGTTTGCGAATCAAGGGTGGTTCATCGCGAGCCGCATCTCGGGGTTCGCGATGCTCGCGATCCCGTTGTCGGTGGGCTACGCAGTCATCAAGCACCGCGTGGTCGACGTGCGCTTCGCTCTGAACAGGGCGCTCACGTTCAGCATCATCGCTTCGTGTCTCGTCGGCATCCTCGCGCTCACGTACTGGGGCACGGCATCCGTTTTGCAGCAGAGCCATGCGCAGCTGATCGTGCAGATCGCGATCGCGATGCTCGTGGGCGTCGCTCTGCAACGTATCTACGGTCGCGTAGAACGGTGGCTCCGGCATGCTTTGTTCCGCGGTCACGAGCGGGCCGAAGCGGCGCTCGACGCCGCGGCGGGCATCTTGGCCGTCGCGACGTCGTTCGATAGGCTCGACGCACTTCTCGCGGTGGAGCCGGCGGAGGCGTTGCAACTCGAATACGCCGGCGTGTATCGCAGCGGCCCCGACGGTGGGTTTCGGCGCGTCGCCAGCGCCGGTTCGAGCGCTTCGTTGCCCGACCGCATTTCTGCCGACGACTCGTCGACCGTGCGCTTACACGCGCAGTCTTTCTTCATAGAAGAAGCCGGCGTTCCGTTCGCCATCCTCGTGTGCGGTCCGCACCGCAGCGGAACCGTCCTGGATCCGGACGAGATCAAGATGATGCGCCGATTTTCGGATGCGGGTGCGCGCGCCTATCGGGGTTTAGCGATGCGTTCGCAGCAGACGAAGCGCCTCGCCGAGCTGTTGCAATCGGCTCCGCAGGTCGAGCACGACGGGCTTGCCGACTTCCTCACGGATCAGGTCATGAATTCGCTTGCGGCCGATGACCGCGCTATCGTCGTCGCGTGCGCGACCGTTCCCGACGCGACCGGCGATGAGATTGCGGAAGCCATCGGTTCCGGTTCAGTGAGTAATCGTGTAACCGAACTGCTCGCCACGACGCCATTCATCGTTCGGGGCGATGAAGGCTATCGAGCTCATCGGATGCTGGAGTCCGTTCTTCGCCGGCGCCTTCCGGACGGCGGTCGCGACGCGTTGACGCGCTGCGCTGCGCGTGCGTCGCGCGAAGGCGACCACATACGCGCCGCGCGCCGGTACATGCAGGCAGGCGATCGCGTGCAGGCGTTTGTTTCGCTCGAGACGTTCATGTCGAACAGCGGCCTCGAGCACCCGGACGTGACCGACGATCTGTACGCGCTCGTGGAATCCGCGACGACCGCCGAACTCAAGCGATATCCCAACCTGCTCGCGGCGCGCGTCTTCCGGCTGTGTCTGGTCGCGGAGAATCCGTCCGTGCGCAACGAGTCGCTTGCAGTTTGGCAAGTGCCGCTCGAAATCGATCGTGACGGTCACGACCGGCTCACCGCGAGCCTCGCGTTTGCCGTCTGCGAGTCCGGAGAACCGGAACGAGCGCAGCGCATGCTCGATAACCGCAAAGGCGCGCTCGGGAGCGCCGTCCGCGCGATTATCGAAGGCAAGCGAGGCGGCACGCGCGCCTGCGAGGCTCTTGCGCTCCAAACCGCGATGGAAGCGGATGCGTCGAGCGTCGCCGAGAGGATCGCATTGCTCGCGCGTTCGCAATACGTCGATCGGCTCTCCGGCCGCTGGCCGGAATCAAGGCTTCTCGCCGAGCGCATCGGCGCCGGGCACGGGCCCTGGTCGACACTGTCGCTGGTCGAGCAGCTCATTACTGCTTGGACCGCGGACGACGCCTCGTGTCGAGCACTGGCGCACAGCCTACTCGAGGAGTTGTCGGGCCCTGCAAAAGACTCGCTCGCGCATCTCGCGGAGAATGCGGGCGGCGGCACGCGGTCGCCGGCAACCACGTGTTATCCGAAGTATGCCGCGTATTCATGGTTGATGCGGGCGTGCAACGAGATCGACGACGCCGATGCGATTCGTTGTGCCGAACGCGCCGCGGAGAGCGCTGCGATCGCGAGAGAACCGTATCTCCAAGTCCTCACGCTCGCGTGCCTCAGTGAGCTTGACGCGGAACGTCGCTTCGCCCACCTCGCGAGCGCCGTCGCGACCGCGCGCGAGACCGAGGCGGATGCGTTGACATCGTCGATCATGTCGCTCGTCGCCGATGATATCGATGCGGGGATGCTTGCGCCCGTGATCGCTCGCATGCGCAGGCGCAGCGCGAGCGGTGCGCCGCCGATCACGGTAGAGGTCGCATCCGGCACGGTGAGACGGGGGCGAGAACCCGTCGCCCTTTCGGAAGGCGAGACGGCTCTGGCCATCGCGCTCGCTCGCTCACCGCGGCCGAGCGCGAGCGGCGAACTTGTCGAAATGCTGTGGCCCGACCTCGACGAGGCGAATGGCGCCAGGGCGCTACAGACATGCGTCTATCGCTTGCGGTCGAAGATCGGCGATCCCAACGCGGTCGAAAGCGTGGCGCAAGGATACCGCCTCAGACGGGGGACGACCGTCGACGTCTGGGAGGCCGATCGGCTGTTGGCGGAGTTGCCCGCAAGTTCGGCCCCGGACGAGTTCCAGCGCGCCCGGCTGGAAAGCATCGTTCGCCGCCTCGGGTCGGCTCGCCGGATGTCGAACTTCGCGTGGGAGTGGTACGCCGAAGTTGAGCGTCGCGTCGCGGATTTGCTGCGGCTCGCGCGACAGCGCCTCGCGGACGATGATCTCAAACGCGGTCGTGCGCAACGGGCGCTTGAGATCGCCCGCGACATGATCGCGGCCGACGAGTTCGACGAGTCCGCTCGCGAGCTGGCGATCCGCGCTCACCTCCTCATCGGCGACGTCGCCGAGGGCAGGCGCGAGTTCCGACGATACCGCGATCTCCTTCTCCGGGAACTATCGACCGAGCCGGCTGCGTCCCTCGCCGCGCTTCTGAAAATCGAAGACAGCCCCGAGCCGTAAGCGCTCCGTGAGCGGTCCGCAGCGCGCGACCCCGCGCGGTATTGGCCGCCGTCAGCCGGCCGTGCCTGCCTTCCCTTAGACTTCGAACATCAACGTACTGCACCGTCGTTCGCACGGCCGTCTGGGGGAGACACGTTCATCATGAGTCACATGCGAGTCAAGTTCTCTGTCGGCGCCGCCTTCGTAGCGGCGTGCGCAGCGTTCGCGGTCGCTGCCGCGGCGATGCTGCCCGCGAGCTCGTCTCCGATCGCAAGCACCGTCACCGTCACGGAGTGTTCGTCCAGCTCGCCGTGCATCGACGTCAGGAATTCAAGCACCGGCCAAGCGGTTCGAGGGAGCTCGGCTCAAGGCGACGCCATCTCGGGCCGGACGAAAGCGTTCAGCGCCAAAGGAGGCGCGCGTGACGTGATGGCCGGCGTGCTCGGCGAGGATGTGTCCGTACCTCCAGCCGGACAAGAGAACTTCAGCTCTGGATTGGCCGGACGTTCGCAGACCGGTTTCGGCATCACGGGCTTCAGCAAGATCCACGCCGGCGTCGTCGGGTCGACGACCAACCCTAGTCTTTCTGACGGCTACGGCACGGCCGGCGTCGAGGGCTTCGATCAATCCAACGACGGTGGCCAGAACAATCTGGGCGTCGAGGGCGGAACGACCGCTGGCACCGGCGTCTTCGGGTTCTCGTCGCTCGGCAACGGCGTTCGCGGCATCACGTTCAATCCAAGTTCGCAGAACCAACAGCATCGCGCAGCGGTCTTCGGGATCGACATGTCCACCGATGGCGGCGGGCTCAACTTCGGCGTCGCCGGCTTCAGCCCGGCGACGGGAATCGCCGGACTGAGCGTTGCCGCGCCGACAACCCAGGGCGCGCCGATCGCGCCGGCGGTCGCTGCCGTGTGTCTGAACGGCGGCGCAGCGATCCAAGCGGTGACGAGCCTCGCGCTTCCTTATACGTTGCTCATGACGCTGGATTGCGGCGGAAACCTCACCGTCTCGGGAACGATAATGTCGCAATCCGCGATGGTCGATACGAAGACGGTCGATGGACGCGACGTCGCCGCCTACCAGGCTCGGCAGACGCAAGCGACGATCGAGGACTTCGGTGAAGGTCAGATCGTCAATGGAATCGGTGCGGTGCGGCTCAACGCCGACTTCGCCTCGACGATCGATCGACGCGGCAATTACCTGGTGTTCATCACACCCGAAGGCGACAGCCGCGGATTATACGTCGAACACAAGACGAGCGCCGGCTTCGAGGTCCGGGAGAGCCAGGGTGGGCGCTCCACCATCGCGTTCTCGTACCGTATCGTCGCCCGCCCGATGGGTGCTGACGGGGACCGCCTGCCAGCGGTGAGAGATGTCATGGCGCGCGAGTCCGCCGGCGTCCATCGCTCGGGAGTGACGGCAGCGAAGATGTTGCGGCAGCTTGGGATCACGAAGGCGGCGTCGCCCTCAGTCGTCGGTGAATAACTTTTCGGCAGCGACGATGGGACCGTCGAAATACGGGATCCGAAGGTTGCTCGCCGCGCTTCGGAAGCCCGATATGCTGGAACGGCTGCCGCTCGCCGTTGAACTCAAGGTCGCACTCGGCGCGGCGACGGCGCGCGAAGCGGTGATCAAGGTGGTCGATCGGGCGTTCAGCGTGCGGACGCCGTCGAACGAGCTCATGCGAGCGGTGGTCGTTTCGGGCGATGTCGAGGGGAACAAGGCGTCGTACGTCGCGGCCACTCTCCACGTTTCGATGCGCACGCTGTTTCGTCGGCGCTCGGATGCCGTCGAGGCGATCGCGGCGGCGATCGACGGGATCGTCCATCATTCATCGAACGGATCGTACCTGCCGGAATAGCCGAGGTCCAAGAGCGGCCGCGGCCGAACGCGCTGAGCGATGTCCCCAGAGGGAAGGTCCTCAAGAGGCCCCGTCTTCGTTTTGTTTTTCGAAGCGGTGGCGACGCTGCTCTGCGTCGCGATCATCGTGCCTCCCGCAAACCGCGTCATGCTCATCGCGACGGTCGCGGCCGTCGAGCTCACTCCGTACATCCTTATCCTCAGTGCGATCGGGCTGTTCGCTGCGTTGCGCTTTGGGGGCCGCCTCAGGACACCGGTGGCCTCGCTAGCGGCGATAAACATACTGTTTTGCGCGATACCGATCGTCGCGACTGTGCGGTCTGGAATCCCGTTGCGATTGCCCGTGATCCCGAGAGCGAGCGACATCGTCGAGTTTTCGGTCCCGGTCGATCTCGGCGTCGAGCGAACTTCGATCCGCGCCTATCTGCCGCGCTCGGGTCAGAACAATCCGGTCGTGTTCGCGATCTACGGAGGGGCGTGGCAATGGGGTTCGCCGGACAATGATGCGACGCTCAATCGATATCTCGCGGCGAGAGGCTATGCGGTATTTGCGCTCGACTACAGACATGCTCCGGCTTATGAGTTTCCGACGCCGCTCGGCGATGTGCGGGCGGAAATCGCGCTCGTCACGAGCCAGGCGAAGAAGTATCGGATTGACACGCGACGGATGGCGATCCTCGGCCATTCGTCGGGCGGCCAAATGGCGGAATTGAGCGCGTTCGCTCCAGGTACGCCCTTCCGCGCGCTCGTGAGTTTCTCGGGCGCGGTGGATCTCACTATGGGATACGAGTTTCCCCCATCGCCCGATCCCATCGGCGTTCCGGAGATCATAAGCTCGTACATGGGAGGAACACCAGTTCAAATGCCGGGCCGCTACCATGCCGCATCTCCGATCGACAACGTGCGCTGCGGGTCGCCTCCGACATTGCTCATATATGGCAACAGGGACCACGTCGTAGACTTTCGCTCGGCGCTGAGATTGCGCGATGCGCTTCGATCGTGCGGGACCGACGTCACGCTGCTCGAGCTTCCATGGACGGAACACGGATTTGAGGACGTTCCTTGGGGCCTTCACGCGTCGATCGCGTTCGCTGAAGTCGAAACGTTTCTGCACCGTACGTTGCAGTAGAGAAGAACTGCTAAGAGTTTGGAGTCTGGCATGCCGCAAGCATCGATTCTCATCGCAGCGGTGATCATCGCAGGGCTAATCGGATACGCGCTGGGACGTGCGCGTGGCCGAGAAGGAGCGACCGGTCAAGGGCGTCTCACACTCGACTCGCCGCCGACCACCACGAAGACGGATCTCGCGGTTCCGACGTCGTCGACGTCTTCGGCCCTCGCCGATACCCTGGAATCGCTGGTCGCGTCAATGCCAGGAGCGGTGACGCCCTCGGTTCAAGCGGGCGCACACGTGTCCATCAAGACGGACGTCACAAGAATCTTCGAACTTCCGAGCAAGGATTTGGCGGAAGCGGTCGCAGAGCGGGAGCGCGCAAAAGGGATGTCGGTCGTCGTCGCACCTCCCGACGCATCGGGCCAGATGTGGCGCGTCACCGCGACGAAGTCGCAAAGCTAAACGGTCATTACGGTCCGGCGCTGCGGGCGGCTACGTGGAGCTCAGCCGCGCGAAGGTTGCCAATTCGGTCGCCTTGATTAGGTCGACGTAGTTGGCGCCCCGCACCACGTCGTTAGAGAATCGTTGAGGCCGTTTTTGGTTTCGTCTCCGACCCAGGCGACGTGTCCATCCGGCCGGATCAACACGGCGGTCGGAGCGGCGACCGTTCCCAATGCGGGCAACGCCCACACGCCGTCGTATTTCGCGTCGATCAGCCGTACACGATCCATCCACGGGGTGATGTCAAAGCCGTTTGGGTCGCCGAAGTTGAGCAGCACCGGCCGCGCAGCGTGCAGCGTGGCGAACACCCGCAGCGGGCCATCGGTTGTGACCAAGTCGAGGTCCGGCATGCGACGTCCGACAAGCGGGTGTCCGCCGCCAAGATCGTAGCGAACGTCCAGACCAGACATGCTCGCCGCGAAACGCTTGCGAGGTTCGTCCATGCGGAGAAGCTCTGACATCATTTCACGCAAGGCGTTGATACGGTCGTCTGCGCGGTTGCGAAGCACCCCTTGGGCCATGTTGTTGCGCAGCACGCTCGCGCCGATCGGGTGACGCTCGACGTGGTAGGTATCCAGGACGCTCTCTGGCGACGTCTTCTTGACCACTTGAGCAAGCTTCCATCCCAGATTCACCGCATCTTGGACACCGATGTTGAGTCCTTGGCCGCCGACCGGGCTATGCACGTGCGCGGCATCGCCGGCCAACAAGACCCGCCGGTCGCGGTATGCGGCGGCTTGCCGAGCCATGTCGGTGAAACGGGAGATCCACCTTGGGTTGTGGATTCCGTAATCGGTTTCACACACGGCGATGAGCGACTCACTCACATCGCGCAATGTAGGCTCGCTACTCGGTCCGAGTCGCTGTTCGCCCACGACGAGTCGCACTCCATCATCGTCCAACCTATTGAGCGCGTAGAACCCTCGCGCATCGTGGTGGATGCCTGCCACCGGCTCGCCCGTCATCTCAGCCTCGGCGATCAGCCAACTCGTGGTAGGATCCCATCCGGGAAAGTCGATACCGGCCGTCTTTCGGACCGTACTACGGCCGCCGTCGCAACCTACGAGATATTGCGCACGCATGGATCTGCCATCGGACAACTGCACGTCGACGGCGTAATCGTCCTGTCGGAAACCCGTCACCTCACACTCGCGATGGATACGCACCCCCAGTTCGTCGACCCACTCGGCCAGTAATCGCTCGATGTGCTTCTGGAAGAGCCCGAGCACGTAGTTATGCCGAGTCGGAAAGTCGCTGATGTCGAGCGAGGTGTCGGCAAAATGGACGACAGGATAGGTTTTCCCATGCGCTAGGAACCGCTCAGCGATGCCACGCTGATCGAGAACTTCGATCGTGCGCGAGTGCAGGCCACCCGCACGCGAGCCGACGATCTCTTGGTTAGCACGCCGTTCGACAACGGTTACGTCGACCGCGGCGAGCGCCAGTTCACCCGCCAGCATCAGGCCAGTCGGGCCCGCGCCCACAACGGTCACCTCTGCGTCCATACGTCCGGCATTGTACGACACGACCAGAGGCTTGCCGCAAGTCCCCATCCATGGTGTATAATGAAACTGGAGAAGAGCAGTGAAGGCGACTATTTAGTCGCCTTCGCTGTGTACTAGGCCGAACAGATCGTTGCGGTTACAACAGGCCGATGACGTTGTTCCCCGCCGGTACGACGAGCAAGCCCTCCGAAAAGGCCATGCCGCTTTGGGGCGCTGCGCCCAAGCTCAACGTCTGCAACGACTTTCCAGATTGTGCGTCAAAGACGTCGACATTGCCCGCTTGCGTGCCGCATACCAGTAGGTCGCCGGACAGCGTGTTCGTTATGACAAGCGGCGGAACGGAGAACGCGTCGCCACTTAAGGTCTGAACCCACTTGATGTTCCCAGTGCGGGTACTAAGGGCGACGAGCTGATTGCTATTTTGGATGAAGTAGCCGATGCCTTTTGCGAACGCCGGCGTCACCAAGCTATTGAACGTGCTTACCGGGGACCCGTTGGTCGCATTCAATGCCAGCCCTGGCGGACTGCTTGCCCACGATTCAGTGTACAGCAGACCTCTGTATAGCACAGCCGTGGCGCCGCCACCGCCTTCACAGCCGCCGGAGTAGTGCCAGATGAGCGTGCCCGTCGAAGGAGCGAAGTCGTATGTCTGTGGGCAGACATAGGAGACAAAAACTCCGGTCTTCGTGACGACCGGCGATGAGTCGTCGCCGTTCTCCACTGAGGCCGTCCATCTGACCGTACCGTCAGTCTCCCTCACCGCATAGACGGTGCCGCCGCTGCCGGCGCCGCCCGTATATACCATGCCGTTCCCGGTCGCAGGCGGCGACGAGAATGAATACTGACCCGGCATTTGCGTGAGCCACAACGATCTGCCGTTGCGCGCTTCGAAAGCGCTCATGAGGCCGCTTCCGGAAAGGCTGAATAGTTCGCCGTGGTCGTACGCCGTGCCGATGGACGACTCGTCTTTGCCCCAGAGCATCTTGCCTGTCGCCGCACTCAAGGCGTACACGAAGCTGCCACCGACGAAGACTCGTCCGTTCGCAATAACCGGATACGTAGAGAACTGACCGACCGAGGCTGTCCACTGAACCTTGAGTGGGAGCTGGATTGTGGGTCCATCGATGGCGCCCGTGTGCCTCGGGTTGATCTGATACGTGACTGCGTCTTCGGCCTCGCCCACGAAGTCCGGATCGGCGCCGCCGGTGGACTTCCCAAAGGCGGGACCGTGAACAAGACCCGCGCGAGTCGCGACGACCTGATGTGCGGGCGCATTTCCAGCCGATGATGGCACCGCGCTCTCCATGCTGACCGCACACGTCAAAAGCAAAAAAGCTACGACAGAAAGGTACTTCATTTGAATCCTCTCCCGATCGAGCAAGAATAGTTGCGGCACCAGTATAGGCGCAGCGCGGCGCCAAGTCAATTGCAAAGAATAACAAAAACCCTCGGACGCGCCAAGGGCTTTGGTTGCGGGGGCGTGATTTGAACACGCGACCTTCGGGTTATGCTTGCTACTTCGGCTTTCGCCGCTCCGCCGCCGCTCGACGGATTCGTAGTCTGGACTTTCCCTTCACCCCGACGAGTACGTCTGGGTGCCTGCCATCAAGTCTCTACACCTTCCTCGCATTGGCGAGGCTTGGCTCGGGATTACCCTGCTAACGGCTTCCCCGACTTTGACAGGTATCCCGTAAGAATCGCTTCTTACGGAGCCCACGATGCGATCGGTCACTATTCATGCAGCTCCAGCAGTGGCCGCTGCTTGCCGATCGCGAGTTTCGAGCCCGACGAGCTACCGGACTGCTCCACCCCGCGCTCCGTAGGTACAACGCTTCGTACGAGCGTACCTGTCGAACGATGTTGCATCCATCGACATTTTCGATAGTCGCCTGCGATACCGACACAAGCGAAGTCGGTGTGGCCGTCCAATCGAAATTCCTTTCCGTCGGTTCTGCTGTGCCGTGGGCGATCGGCGGCGTCGGCGCGATTGCGACGCAGGCATGGGCGAACACGACGTACGGCCCGCGTGGTCTCGCGTTGTTGCAAGAAGGCAAGGCTCCCGAGGAGGTCATCGATTGGCTGACTTCGTCGGACGAGCATCGAGACGAGCGACAGCTCGGCATCGTCGACGCGACCGGACGCTCGGCGACTTACACCGGCGTGCACTGCATGGATTGGGCAGGCGGCATCGCCGGAGCGAACTTCGCAGCACAGGGGAACATCCTCGCGGGCAAAGGCGTCGTCGACGGCCTTGCGAGCGCATTTCAACAAACGCGAGGCTACCTCGCCGATAGGCTCATCGCCGCGTTACGTGCCGGACAGGCCGCCGGCGGCGACAGGCGCGGGAAGCAAAGCGCCGCTTTGTACATCGCAAAACCGGGCGGCGGTTACGCCGGCTTCAACGATCGTTATGTCGACCTGCGTGTCGACGATCATCCGGATCCGATCGAAGAGCTCGCGCGCATCCTCGAGCTCCACAAGCTCTACTTCTTCAAGGCAGAACCGCATGACGTCCTAACGATTGATGCGAGCCTGAAGAATGAGATCGACTCGCTCGTAGCCCGGGCCGGCGCGAAGTCGCTCGTCGAGTTCATGCATCGCGAGAATCTCGAGAATCGAGTCCGCGACGACGACACGGTCGACAAACAGACGCTCGGCTATCTCCGCGATTTCGTCAAGAGGTGACGATCGACGTCGCGTCGTTCGCGGCGCGCATTCCAAAGGCTGAACTCCACGTCCACCTCGAAGGCACGATCTCGCCGGACGCGTACGTCCGCATCGCGCACCGCAACGGACTTGACCCTAAGGATGCCGATGCGATCTTCGCATGCCACGATTTTCCGTCGTTTTTGCGCGCCT
This region includes:
- a CDS encoding VOC family protein — its product is MSTTSGGRTAVIKDIAYVAYPSDNVARTRAWYETVLGLEFAGPYIEDGTEKYNEAHLATGCFSLMASEWVGRKPGSGAGAVFEVDDIDAAVRSVREKGAVVEDIFDGPVCKQASLNDPEGNKVTLHQTKPR
- a CDS encoding BTAD domain-containing putative transcriptional regulator, giving the protein MEGIRPHDQLSKTTPLGAHLRMLWYDDYRPGETQALTVERGSTARDVVLTAQQHPLPFTQTAETLIALQLASYIIFIAVGTWLVLVRPARFTWGFFVCCLGLAAAPPMIGWAVSGLNSVLGLVAFCTWIVINDVATIGFLVFALRYPSDELVGWRAQVARFLPLLLAGMIALDAWSVRAWYTGDALPAWATWASDAAGFSACIVGVLSLVMTYRSATPRDRQRLLWSIIGSCVGFIGWFMSIAFANQGWFIASRISGFAMLAIPLSVGYAVIKHRVVDVRFALNRALTFSIIASCLVGILALTYWGTASVLQQSHAQLIVQIAIAMLVGVALQRIYGRVERWLRHALFRGHERAEAALDAAAGILAVATSFDRLDALLAVEPAEALQLEYAGVYRSGPDGGFRRVASAGSSASLPDRISADDSSTVRLHAQSFFIEEAGVPFAILVCGPHRSGTVLDPDEIKMMRRFSDAGARAYRGLAMRSQQTKRLAELLQSAPQVEHDGLADFLTDQVMNSLAADDRAIVVACATVPDATGDEIAEAIGSGSVSNRVTELLATTPFIVRGDEGYRAHRMLESVLRRRLPDGGRDALTRCAARASREGDHIRAARRYMQAGDRVQAFVSLETFMSNSGLEHPDVTDDLYALVESATTAELKRYPNLLAARVFRLCLVAENPSVRNESLAVWQVPLEIDRDGHDRLTASLAFAVCESGEPERAQRMLDNRKGALGSAVRAIIEGKRGGTRACEALALQTAMEADASSVAERIALLARSQYVDRLSGRWPESRLLAERIGAGHGPWSTLSLVEQLITAWTADDASCRALAHSLLEELSGPAKDSLAHLAENAGGGTRSPATTCYPKYAAYSWLMRACNEIDDADAIRCAERAAESAAIAREPYLQVLTLACLSELDAERRFAHLASAVATARETEADALTSSIMSLVADDIDAGMLAPVIARMRRRSASGAPPITVEVASGTVRRGREPVALSEGETALAIALARSPRPSASGELVEMLWPDLDEANGARALQTCVYRLRSKIGDPNAVESVAQGYRLRRGTTVDVWEADRLLAELPASSAPDEFQRARLESIVRRLGSARRMSNFAWEWYAEVERRVADLLRLARQRLADDDLKRGRAQRALEIARDMIAADEFDESARELAIRAHLLIGDVAEGRREFRRYRDLLLRELSTEPAASLAALLKIEDSPEP
- a CDS encoding alpha/beta hydrolase — encoded protein: MATLLCVAIIVPPANRVMLIATVAAVELTPYILILSAIGLFAALRFGGRLRTPVASLAAINILFCAIPIVATVRSGIPLRLPVIPRASDIVEFSVPVDLGVERTSIRAYLPRSGQNNPVVFAIYGGAWQWGSPDNDATLNRYLAARGYAVFALDYRHAPAYEFPTPLGDVRAEIALVTSQAKKYRIDTRRMAILGHSSGGQMAELSAFAPGTPFRALVSFSGAVDLTMGYEFPPSPDPIGVPEIISSYMGGTPVQMPGRYHAASPIDNVRCGSPPTLLIYGNRDHVVDFRSALRLRDALRSCGTDVTLLELPWTEHGFEDVPWGLHASIAFAEVETFLHRTLQ
- a CDS encoding FAD-dependent monooxygenase; this encodes MGTCGKPLVVSYNAGRMDAEVTVVGAGPTGLMLAGELALAAVDVTVVERRANQEIVGSRAGGLHSRTIEVLDQRGIAERFLAHGKTYPVVHFADTSLDISDFPTRHNYVLGLFQKHIERLLAEWVDELGVRIHRECEVTGFRQDDYAVDVQLSDGRSMRAQYLVGCDGGRSTVRKTAGIDFPGWDPTTSWLIAEAEMTGEPVAGIHHDARGFYALNRLDDDGVRLVVGEQRLGPSSEPTLRDVSESLIAVCETDYGIHNPRWISRFTDMARQAAAYRDRRVLLAGDAAHVHSPVGGQGLNIGVQDAVNLGWKLAQVVKKTSPESVLDTYHVERHPIGASVLRNNMAQGVLRNRADDRINALREMMSELLRMDEPRKRFAASMSGLDVRYDLGGGHPLVGRRMPDLDLVTTDGPLRVFATLHAARPVLLNFGDPNGFDITPWMDRVRLIDAKYDGVWALPALGTVAAPTAVLIRPDGHVAWVGDETKNGLNDSLTTWCGAPTTST